The proteins below are encoded in one region of Cygnus olor isolate bCygOlo1 chromosome 19, bCygOlo1.pri.v2, whole genome shotgun sequence:
- the LOC121057267 gene encoding uncharacterized protein LOC121057267, whose translation MSLLRSPPQPNPSFLPPPRSQPPTLLPRGGDVTASTKLTVGPRRGVQHPQETAFPATGDALWGGGYTKRCWAVFPAAHPSLQKEPEAGPCPPTRGREVKPQRSSKQVEAQTRHGSAAFHRGSLSPVRLETVEPGLRRAEISAIKDMSCQKNSKLIKVEGSVFSFSSENGIKTCLERRAPPVPSAPKAAPASVLLCPCILITTLLIFMRIGTQGGLQSVILSLSLSPPPPLPLSLSAESVFFFSLPFPTVGVLQIRARLRVHAEPRRCACKGRAPMGATGWVWDCPRGMGQPRHPEMKLNRAAPRGSEHVCAYVAAAVRLVAAWQRGAPVVGARARVCARIVCTAVCVRARLHYSWHL comes from the coding sequence ATGTCTCTTCTCAggagccctccccagcccaacCCAAGCTTCTTGCCACCACCCAGGTCCCAGCCTCCGACCCTCCTACCCAGAGGAGGTGACGTTACGGCGAGCACCAAGCTCACCGTAGGGCCAAGAAGAGGGGTTCAGCACCCGCAGGAGACGGCTTTCCCTGCAACGGGGGATGCTTTGTGGGGAGGGGGCTACACAAAGAGGTGCTGGGCTGTGTTTCCAGCCGCCCACCCCTCGCTGCAGAAGGAACCAGAGGCAGGGCCGTGCCCTCCGACCCGAGGCAGAGAAGTGAAACCCCAGCGAAGTAGCAAACAAGTCGAGGCGCAAACACGGCACGGATCCGCGGCGTTTCACCGCGGCTCGTTATCTCCGGTTAGACTGGAGACGGTAGAGCCGGGTttgagaagagcagaaatatcAGCAATTAAAGATATGTCGTGTCAAAAAAACTCTAAACTGATTAAAGTTGAAGGCTCcgttttctccttttcatcaGAGAACGGaatcaaaacctgcctggaaaGACGCGCTCCCCCCGTTCCCAGCGCTCCGAAGGCAGCGCCTGCATCCGTCCTGCTGTGTCCCTGCATTTTAATTACCACCTTATTAATATTCATGAGGATAGGCACTCAAGGGGGATTGCAGTCtgtcattctctctctctctctctcccccccgccacctctccctctctctctctcggctgaatctgtgttttttttttctctccccttcccaaCAGTTGGCGTGCTGCAGATCCGTGCGCGGCTGCGTGTGCACGCAGAGCCGCGGCGCTGTGCGTGCAAGGGGAGGGCGCCCATGGGTGCGACGGGGTGGGTGTGGGATTGCCCCCgtggcatggggcagccccggcacccAGAGATGAAATTGAACCGTGCTGCTCCGCGGGGGAGTGAGCATGTGTGCGCCTACGTGGCGGCTGCTGTGCGCTTGGTGGCGGCATGGCAGCGGGGAGCCCCAGTGGTTGGTGCACGTGCAAGGGTGTGTGCGAGGATTGTGTGCACGGCTGTGTGTGTTCGTGCTCGCTTGCATTACTCTTGGCATCTCTGA